A portion of the Sphingobacterium spiritivorum genome contains these proteins:
- a CDS encoding response regulator, with translation MENKKIAVLYVDDEENNLLSFKATFRLKYDVYTAISGAAAIEIVKKNPVNVIITDQRMPEMTGVEFLEEIIKLDPHPMRILLTGYTDMAAVIDAVNKGKIFHYLNKPWSEEELDQTIIRAFEAYNEREKIIETNSQLETSNEQLEFLLRQKLLS, from the coding sequence ATGGAAAACAAGAAGATTGCGGTATTATACGTGGATGATGAGGAGAATAATTTGCTTTCCTTTAAGGCGACTTTTCGTCTCAAATATGACGTCTACACGGCTATAAGCGGTGCAGCTGCCATAGAAATTGTTAAAAAAAATCCTGTCAATGTTATTATTACCGATCAGCGTATGCCTGAAATGACAGGAGTAGAATTTTTAGAAGAGATTATCAAACTTGATCCGCATCCTATGCGAATCCTGCTGACGGGCTATACCGATATGGCTGCAGTCATAGACGCAGTCAATAAAGGAAAAATATTTCATTATCTGAATAAACCCTGGAGTGAAGAAGAGCTGGATCAAACAATAATACGTGCTTTTGAAGCTTATAATGAAAGAGAGAAAATAATAGAGACAAATTCACAGCTGGAAACTTCCAACGAACAACTGGAATTTCTTCTGCGTCAAAAATTACTTTCCTGA